From a region of the Pogona vitticeps strain Pit_001003342236 chromosome 7, PviZW2.1, whole genome shotgun sequence genome:
- the LOC144583073 gene encoding intraflagellar transport protein 22 homolog yields MLKVKILFVGPSEAGKSVLANFLSESTEGIGTYIPTQGVRILEYENPQIGGNGKGARCRFELWDCGGDQKFETCWPALVKDAHGVVVVFNPGLPSHVKEIEMWHSYFVHQQQLLESQCLLIAHRKPGSGGDPENLNLPSPLNRLQLIHSSLEEDPEDIRMEFIKYLKNVTNLVNENRDREEMQIIKDK; encoded by the exons ATGCTGAAGGTGAAAATCCTCTTCGTTGGCCCCAGCGAG GCTGGAAAATCTGTTTTAGCGAACTTCTTATCAGAAAGCACGGAGGGGATTGGCACCTACATCCCAACCCAAGGAGTAAG aatcCTAGAATATGAGAATCCCCAAATTGGTGGAAACGGCAAAGGAGCCAGGTGTCGATTTGAACTGTGGGATTGTGGTGGGGATCAAAA ATTCGAGACTTGTTGGCCAGCTCTGGTGAAGGATGCCCACGGGGTCGTCGTGGTCTTCAACCCGGGCTTGCCCAGCCACGTGAAGGAAATCGAGATGTGGCATTCGTACTTTGTCCACCAGCAGCAGCTGCTTGAGAGCCAGTGCTTGCTCATTGCCCATCGCAAGCCAGGCAGTGGGGGAGACCCAGAGAACCTCAACTTGC CTTCCCCACTCAACAGGTTGCAGCTGATACACTCCAGCCTGGAAGAAGACCCGGAGGACATCCGGATGGAATTCATTAAGTACCTCAAGAACGTTACCAACTTGGTGAACGAGAACAGAGACCGTGAGGAGATGCAGATTATCAAAGACAAGTAG
- the LOC140701718 gene encoding intraflagellar transport protein 22 homolog: MLKVKILFVGPSEAGKSVLANFLSESTEGIGTYIPTQGVRILEYENPQIGGNGKGARCRFELWDCGGDQKFETCWPALVKDAHGVVVVFNPGLPSHVKEIEMWHSYFVHQQQLLESQCLLIAHRKPGSGGDPENLNLRNRKL; encoded by the exons ATGCTGAAGGTGAAAATCCTCTTCGTTGGCCCCAGCGAG GCTGGAAAATCTGTTTTAGCGAACTTCTTATCAGAAAGCACGGAGGGGATTGGCACCTACATCCCAACCCAAGGAGTAAG aatcCTAGAATATGAGAATCCCCAAATTGGTGGAAACGGCAAAGGAGCCAGGTGTCGATTTGAACTGTGGGATTGTGGTGGGGATCAAAA ATTCGAGACTTGTTGGCCAGCTCTGGTGAAGGATGCCCACGGGGTCGTCGTGGTCTTCAACCCGGGCTTGCCCAGCCACGTGAAGGAAATCGAGATGTGGCATTCGTACTTTGTCCACCAGCAGCAGCTGCTTGAGAGCCAGTGCTTGCTCATTGCCCATCGCAAGCCAGGCAGTGGGGGAGACCCAGAGAACCTCAACTTGC gtaatAGAAAGCTGTAA